From a single Bryobacter aggregatus MPL3 genomic region:
- a CDS encoding RrF2 family transcriptional regulator encodes MKISVKAEYALQAVFDLATQPAGEPIRIADIAKRQKIPQKFLELILSNLKQGGFVESRRGADGGYMLARPAAQIMVGEVIRHVDGPNDRRLGAAGFEEMWQQVDEAVQATLGSTSFQQLAESWQTKQSQYVANWEI; translated from the coding sequence ATGAAGATCTCGGTGAAAGCCGAGTACGCATTGCAGGCGGTATTTGACCTGGCGACACAGCCAGCCGGCGAGCCCATTCGGATTGCCGATATTGCGAAGCGACAGAAAATTCCTCAGAAATTTCTCGAGCTCATCCTGTCGAATCTCAAGCAGGGTGGGTTTGTGGAATCCCGGCGAGGTGCGGACGGCGGCTATATGCTGGCGCGTCCGGCCGCGCAAATTATGGTGGGTGAAGTGATTCGCCACGTTGATGGCCCCAATGACCGGAGGCTCGGCGCCGCTGGTTTTGAGGAGATGTGGCAGCAGGTAGACGAGGCTGTGCAAGCCACGCTCGGCAGTACGAGTTTTCAGCAGCTGGCTGAATCCTGGCAGACGAAACAAAGCCAATACGTAGCAAATTGGGAGATCTAG